A genomic window from Cydia amplana chromosome 3, ilCydAmpl1.1, whole genome shotgun sequence includes:
- the LOC134662442 gene encoding transaldolase: MSGEPQAKRTKMSALDQLKQVSTVVADTGEFEAMKAYKPTDATTNPSLILSAAAMEQYQHILDKAIKHGKDTGSTIEEQVSETLDMLSVLFGCEILKIIPGRVSVEVDARLSFDKEASIAKAIKLINAFSEYGIKKERILIKLASTWEGIQAAKELEKKHGIHCNLTLLFSLYQAIACAEAHVTLISPFVGRILDWHVEHTKKTYEAKEDPGVLSVTRIFNYYKKFGYNTQVMGASFRNTGEIRELAGCDLLTISPKLLQELAASDRPLPKVLDSKTAAKSDIEKVSLTEAQFRWQMNEDQMATDKLSDGIRKFAADTRKLETLIRSLLAKK, translated from the exons ATGAGTGGTGAACCTCAAGCAAAGCGCACCAAAATGAGCGCCCTTGACCAGCTAAAGCAGGTATCTACGGTGGTCGCCGACACCGGGGAGTTTGAAG CCATGAAGGCTTACAAGCCTACAGATGCCACCACTAACCCCAGTCTGATCCTGTCGGCTGCGGCAATGGAGCAGTACCAGCACATTCTGGATAAAGCCATCAAGCATGGCAAGGATACTGGCAG CACCATCGAGGAACAAGTGAGCGAAACACTGGACATGCTGAGTGTGCTCTTTGGATGTGAGATCCTAAAAATCATCCCTGGCCGAGTGTCTGTTGAAGTTGACGCcag ACTGTCATTCGACAAAGAAGCCAGCATTGCGAAGGCTATCAAGCTCATCAACGCCTTCTCCGAGTATGGCATCAAGAAGGAGAGGATCCTTATCAAGCTGGCATCCACTTGGGAAGGCATCCAGGCTGCCAA GGAATTGGAGAAGAAACACGGTATCCATTGCAACCTGACGCTGCTGTTTTCGCTCTACCAAGCCATCGCGTGCGCGGAGGCTCATGTCACCCTCATCTCGCCGTTCGTCGGCAGGATCCTGGACTG GCACGTGGAGCATACAAAGAAAACGTACGAGGCCAAGGAGGACCCCGGCGTGCTGTCCGTCACCCGCATCTTCAACTACTACAAGAAGTTCGGCTACAACACACag GTGATGGGCGCGTCGTTCCGCAACACGGGCGAGATCCGCGAGCTGGCGGGCTGCGACCTGCTCACCATCAGCCCCAAGCTGCTGCAGGAGCTCGCCGCCAGCGACCGGCCGCTGCCAAAG GTGCTTGACTCAAAAACGGCGGCAAAGAGCGATATAGAGAAGGTATCGCTAACGGAGGCCCAGTTCCGCTGGCAGATGAACGAGGACCAGATGGCCACGGACAAGCTCTCGGACGGGATCAGGAAGTTCGCCGCCGACACAAGGAAACTAGAGACCCTCATCCGGAGTCTGCTAGCCAAGAAGTGA